In the genome of Planctomyces sp. SH-PL62, the window AGGGCCTGAGGCGCCACCTGCGGGGCCTCGGGGGCGGAGACGCCGCCGCCGCCGTGGTCCGGGTCGAGCGGCTGCTGGACGCCGCCGCGATCATCGGGATCACGCCCGATCTCTGGGAGGCCCAGAACGAATTCCTCGACGCCTTCGTCGGGCTGGCGGACTCCGGCGAGATCGACGACGTCCTGGGCCAGACGTTCCGGAGGCTCGCCGTCCGCCTCGAAGTCGCCCCGACCGTCCTGGGCTGGCGGCCCTGACGCACATCCGCCGGGACGACGCCGGACCGGAAAACGAAACCGGCGCCGGTGCGGATCGATCCGCCCCGCCGCCGGTCGTCGAGGAACCCGGCTGATCCTGCGCGTCAGACTCCGGTCGCGGCGAGGGCGGTGCGGCGGGCGGGGAGTTCGCCGACGCCGTCGTCGAGGATCTCGACGACCTGGACGAGCTTCAGCGGGCCGGGCACCAGGCCCGGCGGTTCGATCGAGACGATTCCGTAGGGCGAGTTCGTGCTGCGGCGAGGCGAACGATCGGCGATGAAGTTCCCGACGCGGCCCCGGATGGTCTGATCCGCGGTCGCGATCTGCACGAGCGGATGACGCGTCCCCTGGCGGCGGCGGATCGCTTCGAGCACCGTCTCGAACTGTTCGGCAGTCATGATTGGTTCCCTGGGGGGACGTGCGCCCGACGGAGTCGGTCCCCCCGTCCATAAAGGGGGAGACCCGCGGCGGCGGCCGAGCGTCGGGGCCCTCCGACGACGCGTGGAAAGCCCGCCGAGCGGGTCGGCCATCTTGAGGATCGGCAAAATGAGGTCAAGGACGACAGGTCGTAGGGATGATTTTGATCGGCGTTGACCTTCCCCGCCATTTATGCCAAAACTCGGCACGCCCGTCGCCGATCGAGGGATCAGGACGCGACGGGACCGCGCTTCCGGACCCCGCCCGAGGGGTCCTTCGGATCAGGACGAGCACGAGGAGCCGCTCATGGGCATGGAGTCGCCACAGTCGCCGACGACGCGCGCGGGGGCCGTCCCCCATCGCTGGACGCGCGTCGAGGAGCCCGGCACCGAGGCGGTGATCGAAGCCCACGAGACCGTGATCGCCGGCGGCGGCCCCGCCGGCCTGACCGGCGCCTACGAACTCGCCAGGAACGGCCGCGGTTGCGTGGTCCTGGAAGCCGACCCCCGGCTCGTCGGCGGCATCAGCCGGACCGACGAGTACAAGGGGTATCGCTTCGACATCGGCGGCCACCGCTTCTTCTCCAAGAGCCAGGAGGTCAACGACCTCTGGCGCGAGATCCTCGGCGACCAGTTCATCAAGCGGCCCCGCCTCAGCCGCATCTACTACGACCGCAAGTTCTTCCATTATCCGCTCAAGCCGGTCGACGCCCTGTGCAAGCTGGGCGTGACGCGATCGGCCCGGATCCTCCTCAGCTATCTCAAGGCTCGCCTGCGGCCGATCCGCCCCGAGCGGAGCTTCGAGGACTGGGTCGTCAACCGGTTCGGCCGGGTCCTCTTCGAGACCTTCTTCAAGTCCTACACCGAGAAGGTCTGGGGGATGCCGACGAACGCCATCTCCGCCGACTGGGCCGCCCAGCGGATCAAGGGCCTCAGCCTCGTACGCGCGGTCTTCGGGGCGCTCCGGGGGGGGCTCGGCTCGCGCGACGGCGAGGTCATCAAGACCCTCATCGAGGAATTCCACTACCCCCGGCTCGGCCCCGGCCAGATGTGGGAATCGGCGCGGGACCGGATTCGAACGCTGGGCGGATCGGTCGACATGGACCGCCGCGTCGTCCAGATCGACCACGACGGCTCGTCGGTGACGGCGGTGGTCGCGCGGGACGCCGCGGGCAGGTCGTACCGCTACACCGGCCGTCATTTCCTCTCGACGCTCCCCGTCCGCGAGCTGATCCGGGCCATGAACCCGGCCGCCCCGGAGGAGGTCCGCAAGGCCGCCGAGTCGCTGGGTTATCGCGACTTCCTCTCGGTCGTCCTGATCGTCGACCGCGCCGAGACGTTCCCCGATACGTGGATCTACGTCCACGAGCCGGACGTCCGCGTGGGGCGGATCCAGAACTTCAAGAACTGGTCGCCCGACCTCGTGCCCGACCCGACCAAGTCCAGCCTCGGCCTGGAGTATTTCTGCTTCGAGGGGGACGAGCTCTGGACCATGTCCGACGCCGACCTGCTCGAGCTGGGCCGTCGCGAGATCGACGCGATGGGGCTGGTGCCGGCGAACGAGGTGATCGACGGCTGCGTCGTCCGCATGCCCAAGGCCTACCCGGTCTACGACGATGAGTACCGCAAGCACCTGGAAGTCATCCGCGGCTGGCTGTCGAGCCTCGACAACCTGGAACTCGCCGGTCGGAACGGGATGCACAAATACAACAATCAGGACCACTCGATGATGACCGCTCTCCTCGCGGCGCGGAACATCCTCGGCCAGGGCCGGTACGACACCTGGAAGGTCAACACCGACGCCGAGTACCACGAGGACGGCCCCTCGGACGACGTCCAGACGCCGGGCGTCGGCCGCGCCGTGCCTCGTCGCGTCGCGTCGAGCTGAGGCGGGGCATTCGCCCGGAACGGCTCCCGACGGCTCGCGTCGGCCGCCTCTGTCGTGATAGGATCGTCGACGATGCTCCCGCCCGGCACCCGCCGGGCGGCGCCGTTCGATGATCCCCCCGTCGGAGTGACCGCCGATGCCGTTCACGCTCCTCGTCCTGGGACTCCTCGGATTCGTCGGCCAAGAACCGGCGCTCTCACTCTTCGACGGACGGAGTCTGGAGGGGTGGGTCGCCGAAGGGGCGTCCGACTACAAGGTTGATGGGGAGAGACGCCCGGTCTGGTCGGCCGAGGACGGGTTGCTCGTCTGCCGGGGCAAGGGGTTCGGCTTCCTCCGCTATCAGGATCGCGAATTCGCCGACTTCGTCTTCCACGTCGAGTTCCGCATGGCGCCCGGCTGCAACAGCGGCGTGGGCTTCCGCACCCGGGCGTTCGACCCCGCCGCCTCCGGCCCGACGCGGCCCTCGAACTACTCGTATGAGATCCAGTTGATCGACGATGCGGGCAAGCCCGCGACCACCCACAGCACCGGCTCGCTGTATCGCTATCTCGCCCCCAAGGAGAACGCCATCAAGCCGGCGGGCGAGTGGAACACGCTCGAAGTGACCTGTGAGGGTCCCCGGGTCCGCGTGGTCCTCAACGACAAGCTGATCCAGGACGTCGATCAGAGCCAGGTCGAGCCGCTGCGCGGCAAGCCGCTCCGGGGCTACGTCTGCCTCCAGAACCACGGCGGAAACATCGCCTTCCGGTCGATCGAGGTGCGCGAGCTGAAGGGCGTCTCGGAATCCAAGTGAACCGCCGCTCGCTCAACGCCCCTTGGCGAACGGGTCGGGCGCTTTCTTCCA includes:
- a CDS encoding DUF1080 domain-containing protein, with the translated sequence MPFTLLVLGLLGFVGQEPALSLFDGRSLEGWVAEGASDYKVDGERRPVWSAEDGLLVCRGKGFGFLRYQDREFADFVFHVEFRMAPGCNSGVGFRTRAFDPAASGPTRPSNYSYEIQLIDDAGKPATTHSTGSLYRYLAPKENAIKPAGEWNTLEVTCEGPRVRVVLNDKLIQDVDQSQVEPLRGKPLRGYVCLQNHGGNIAFRSIEVRELKGVSESK
- a CDS encoding NAD(P)/FAD-dependent oxidoreductase — encoded protein: MESPQSPTTRAGAVPHRWTRVEEPGTEAVIEAHETVIAGGGPAGLTGAYELARNGRGCVVLEADPRLVGGISRTDEYKGYRFDIGGHRFFSKSQEVNDLWREILGDQFIKRPRLSRIYYDRKFFHYPLKPVDALCKLGVTRSARILLSYLKARLRPIRPERSFEDWVVNRFGRVLFETFFKSYTEKVWGMPTNAISADWAAQRIKGLSLVRAVFGALRGGLGSRDGEVIKTLIEEFHYPRLGPGQMWESARDRIRTLGGSVDMDRRVVQIDHDGSSVTAVVARDAAGRSYRYTGRHFLSTLPVRELIRAMNPAAPEEVRKAAESLGYRDFLSVVLIVDRAETFPDTWIYVHEPDVRVGRIQNFKNWSPDLVPDPTKSSLGLEYFCFEGDELWTMSDADLLELGRREIDAMGLVPANEVIDGCVVRMPKAYPVYDDEYRKHLEVIRGWLSSLDNLELAGRNGMHKYNNQDHSMMTALLAARNILGQGRYDTWKVNTDAEYHEDGPSDDVQTPGVGRAVPRRVASS